The Pseudomonas parafulva genome includes a window with the following:
- a CDS encoding DUF721 domain-containing protein, whose product MAYKPSPAQPPSALLRQVRPLRLLLNQAERLEHLQRLVEGQLQPAAREHCHVASWRDGTLLLVVTDGHWATRLRYQQKRLMAALQATDAFGNLRRILFKVQPPLVPAKRGGHAAELSNSAAQSLLQTAEGITDAKLRAALERLAAHAQAKD is encoded by the coding sequence ATGGCCTACAAACCCTCCCCCGCCCAGCCGCCATCGGCGCTACTGCGCCAGGTTCGCCCGCTGCGCCTGCTGCTCAACCAGGCCGAGCGCCTGGAGCACCTGCAACGCCTGGTCGAAGGCCAGCTGCAACCGGCTGCACGCGAGCACTGCCACGTGGCGTCATGGCGCGACGGTACCCTGCTGCTTGTGGTCACCGACGGACACTGGGCCACGCGCCTGCGTTACCAGCAAAAGCGTCTGATGGCGGCATTGCAGGCAACCGATGCGTTCGGCAACCTCAGGCGTATTCTTTTCAAGGTGCAGCCACCCCTGGTGCCCGCCAAGCGCGGCGGGCATGCGGCCGAGTTGTCCAACAGCGCAGCCCAGAGCCTGCTGCAGACGGCCGAAGGCATCACTGACGCGAAACTGCGGGCTGCACTGGAGCGCCTGGCGGCGCATGCGCAGGCCAAGGACTGA